Part of the Propioniciclava sp. MC1595 genome is shown below.
GATCCCGCCGGCCATGATGATCAGCTTCTGGTGGGTCTTCTTCTGGAAGAACAGCCGGCCGTCGTCGGTGGGGCGGATGTCGTCCCACTCGTAGCTGCGCGCGTCGTCGGCGAAGCGCTGCAGCCAGGTCTGCTTCGCCCCGGGCCGGGTCGGCGGGTACATGCCGAGCAGGCGGACGAACCCGCCCAGGGGGAACAGCTTCACGCCGTACTCGGTCTCGCCGCGTCGGGTCGACCACAGGGTCTTGCCGAAGCCCACGAAGTACTGCGGCACCCGGACGCCGAACAGCTTGGCCGGCAGCAGGTGGCCCACCTCGTGCAGCGCCACCGAGGCCATCAGCAGGGCGAAGAACAGCAGCCCGAAGACGATCGTCCAGAACAGCTCCATCAGCGCCGCCCCGCACCCTCTCGGCCGCACAGCTCCTCGGCCCGCCCGCGCGCCCACCCGTCAGCGGCCAGCACGGCCGCCACGGTCAGGTCGGCATCGGCGACGTGGTCGCCGGCGAGGTGTTCGTCGAGCACGGCACCCACGGTATCCACGATGCCCAAGAAGCCGATCCGGCCCGCACAGAAGGCGTCGACGCACACCTCGTTGGCGGCGTTGTAGACGGCCGGGGCGGTGCCCGCTGCTTTCCCCGCGCGGCGGGCGAGCTCGACCGCGCCGAACGCCTCGGAGTCGAGGGGCTCGAACGACCAGCTGCGCGGCACCGACCAGTCGTAGGCGGCGGCCGCGTCGGGCACCCGCTCGGGCCAGGCCAGGCCGAGGGCGATCGGCAGGCGCATGTCGGGCGGGGACGCCTGCGCGATGGTGGAGCCGTCGACGAACTCGACCATCGAGTGCACGTCGGAGGTCGGGTGCACCACGACGGTGATGGCGTCGTAGTCGACGCCGTAGAGCAGGGCGGCCTCGATCAGCTCGAGGCCCTTGTTGACCAGGGTGGCCGAGTTGATGGTGATGACCCGGCCCATGTTCCAGGTGGGGTGCGCCATCGCCTGCTCGGGCGTGACGTCGACCAGCTCGGCGCGCGAGCGGCCGCGGAACGGCCCCCCGGACGCCGTGAGCACCAGCCGGCGGACCTCCTCGGCGCGGCCGGCGCGCAGCGCCTGGGCGAACGCCGAGTGCTCGGAGTCGACGGCGACCAGCTGGCCCGGGGCCGCGGCGTCGGTCACCAGGCGGCCGCCGATGACGAGGGACTCCTTGTTGGCCAGCGCCAGCGTCGGCCCGGCCTCGAGGGTGGCCAGCGTGGCCAGCAGGCCGGCGGCGCCGGTGATCGCGTTGAGCACGACGTCGCAGGGCATGCGGGCGGCGGTCGCGTTGCCGCCGTCGCCGAGGATCTCCACCTCGACGCCGGTCAGGAGCCCGCGCAGGGGCGCGACCGCGGCGTCCGGCACCGCGACGAGGCGGGGGGCGAAGGTGCGCACCTGCTCGGCCAGCAGCTCGAGCTGCGACCCGCCGGCGGTCAGCGCGACCACGGTGAACCGGTCGCGCCGGGACGCGATCACGTCCAGCGCCTGGGTGCCGATGGAACCGGTACTGCCGAGGATCACGACGTCACGCACGGGAGCTAGTCTCTCACCATGCGCGCCGAGATCGAGACCATCGAGGCCCTGGACGCCCACCTCCGCGCCGAGAAGTCCCTGGCCGGCTGCGTGGTGCACGCGCTGGACCTGCGCGGGCGCGGCGACGTGCTCGAGCGCGTCCCGGTGCAGAACGCGTTCTTCCTCGGCTGCCGGCTCAAGCACCGGGTGGCGGCCGACCTGGCCGGCCGCGGGGCGTCCATCTTCCCCCGCCTGCCGCAGTTGCCCTTCGACGCCTACCCGTCGCGGCTGTACGCGCCCGAGGACCTCTACGCCGGCCTCGCCGAGGGCTACGCGGGCACCCCGGATGCGCGCGTCTACGGCTGGACGCTGCGCGACCGCGCCCGGCTGCTGGACGCCACGCTGGCCCAGTCGCTCCACGACCACTTCATCAGCGACGCACTCAACGACGTCGTCACCGACCCCCGCAGCGGCGTCGGGGTGATGGGCGGCCACTCGGTGGTGCGCGGCGCGCCCGAGTTCGTCCAGGCCGCCCGGCTGGGCCACGGGCTGGCCGAGGCCGGCCACCTGGTGCTGACCGGCGGCGGCCCCGGCCTGATGGAGGCGGCCAACCTGGGCGCGAGCTTCCGCGACGGGCCGGAGGCCCTGGTCGAGGCCTGCGCGGCGCTCGCCGCGACGCCCTCCTTCACGCCCGACCCCGGCGTGTGGGCCGCGGCGGGATTCACCGTCCGCGAGCGCTGGGACTGCTCGCGGCTGTCTGTCGGAGTGCCCACCTGGTACTACGGCCACGAGCCGCCCAACGTGTTCGCTGGCGGCATCGCCAAGTACTTCGACAACGCGATCCGCGAGGACATCCTGCTGCGCCTGTGCGGGGCGGGGATCGTCTACTCCCCCGGGCGTGCGGGCACGACGCAGGAGATCTTCCAGGCGCTGACCCGCAACTACTACGCCCTGGAGGAGCTGGACCTGCGCCCGATGGTGCTGCTCGGGCACGACTACTGGACGCGGGTGGTGCCGGCCTGGCCGCTGCTGAAGGCGCTGGCGAAGGGCCGGATCATGGAGCCGCACATCCACCTGGTCGACTCGGTCGACGAGGTGCTCGCCCTGCTGGGGTGATCAGGCGTCGCGCCGGCGCGGGCGCCGTGCGCGCAGGGCGTCGGCGACCGCGAAGGGGGCGTACTCGGCGGCGAACACCGCCGCCGCCATCACCGCCAGGCACGGGATGTAGCCCGGCCAGGGCGGCAGCTTGTCGAGGATGCTGGCCGTGTCCGGCTTGCGCGTCAAGAACATGTAGTTGCTGCCCAGCCTGCGGTTGACCGCGTGCGCCAGCGCGGCTTGGGCGAGCAGCATCCCGAACGCCCGGACGCCCCCGGCCGCGGTCGGCCGACGCCTCTCGACGAAGACCTGCCACAGCGGCACCGTCAGCAGGAAGCCGTGGCTGATGAAGAACTGGTGGAACCGGAAGTGCCGGTCGCCGAAGTCGGCCAGGTCGGGGGTGAGCAGCGCCTGGGGCGCGCCCGACAGCCCCCAGAACCAGGTGATGTCGTCGCCCAACTGCGTGGGACGGATGAGGTTGGTCCCGCCGGCCCACACCAGGACCGAGCACAGGTGGAGCGGGAGCATCTCCTGGAGGTTCCAGGCCCCGTGGCGGGCCTTCCACGCGTGGTAGGCCACCTCCTGGCCCCACAGCCCGGCGATGATGGCCGCCTTGGTGGCCCGGCGTCCGGCCTCGCCCTGGCGACGGCCCAGGGCGATGGTCCCGGCCACGCCGAGCCCGGTCCCCGCCAGCGCGAGGAGGTGGCGGGTCCCGAACAGCCTGAAGGGCGGCCCGACGGGGCGGGCGGAGAAGTAGCCCATCAGCGTTCCTTGGCCGCGAGCTGCCCGCAGGCGCCGTCGATCTCCTGACCCCGGGTGTCCCGGATCGTCGCCGCGATGCCCCGCGCGTTGAGGCGGCGCACGAACTCCTGCTCGTCGTGGCGGCGCGAGGCCGTCCACTTCGAGCCGGGCGTCGGGTTGAGCGGGATCGGGTTCACGTGGACCCAGCCCGCGCCGCGTCCGTTCTTGGTCAGGAGGTCGGCCAGGGCGTCGGAGCGCCAGGCCTGGTCGTTGACGTCGCGGATGAGCGCGTACTCGATCGAGACGCGTCGCCCGGTGGTCGTGAAGTAGTGGTGGGCCGCGTCGACGACCTCGTCGACCTTGTGGCGGGTGTTGATCGGCACCAGCGTGTCCCGGAGCTCGTCGTCGGGGGCGTGCAGGCTGACCGCCAGCGTCAGCGGCAGGCCCTCGGTGGCCAGCTGCTCGATGCGGGGCACGAGCCCGACGGTGGAGACCGTGATCCCGCGCGCCGAGAGGCCCAGGTCGTCGGTCATCCGGCGGATGGCGCCCATGATCGCGTTGTAGTTCGCCATCGGCTCGCCCATGCCCATGAACACGATGTTGTTGAGCCGGACCCGCTGCATCGCCGCGACGACCTGCTCGACGATCTCGGCGGTCGACAGGTTGCGCTGCAGCCCGCCCTGGCCGGTCGCGCAGAACGGGCAGGCCATGCCGCAGCCCGCCTGGGACGAGATGCACAGCGTGGCGCGGTGCCGGCCGGTGCCGCTGGAGCGCTTGCCCGGGACGCCGTACTCCATGAGCACGCTCTCGACGAGGTTGCCGTCGTGCAGGCGCCACAGGGTCTTGACCGTCGTGCCCTCGTCGGCGGTCTGCACCCGCACCTCGGTCAGCAGGTCGGGGAAGAAGGTGACCTTCGCCTGCTCCCGCAGGGCGGCGGGCAGGTCGGTCCACGACGTGGGATCGGTGCTGGCCTGGCCGTAGTAGTGCGTGTCGAACTGGGAGGCCCGGAACCCGGGCAGCCCCGCCTCGACCGCCGCGGGCTTCCGCTCGGCGGGGGCGAGGTCGGCCCAGTGGCGCGGCGGCTTGCCGCGTCGGGGGGCGTCGAAGACGAGCGGGAGCACACGCCCGGCGCGGGCGTGGGCGTCCAGCTCGTCGGCGCGTGAGCGCTCGGCGTCGGTCAGTCCCTCGGTCATCGCACCGAAGGCTACCCGCCGGGGACGAAGAGGTACATGACCAGCCACGCGGGGGCGGCGGCCACGAGCATCGAGTCGAGGCGGTCCATCACGCCGCCGTGGCCCGGGAGGATCGAACTCATGTCCTTGATGCCGACGTCGCGCTTGATCGACGACTCGATCAGGTCACCGCACGTGCCGAAGAACACGCAGGCCGCCCCCAGGAGGACGCCCACCCACCAGTCCACGTCCAGCACCCAGTGGGCCAGGGCGGCGCCGGTCGCCATCGCGAACAGCAGCGAACCGGCCAGGCCCTCCCACGTCTTCTTGGGGCTGATGGCCGGGGCCAGCGGCGTCCGGCCGAACAGGACGCCCACGGCGTAGCCGCCGGTGTCGTTGGCGACCACGCAGAGCAGGAAGGTGACCATGCGGGCGGCGCCGTGCTCGCCGGCGAGGATGAGCGCGGTGAAGGAGCCCAGCAGGGCGATGTAGCCGATGATGAAGACCGAGGCGGCGGCGTCCCGGACGAAGTTCTCGTGACCCTTGGGGAACCGCACGATGAGGGCGGCCAGCACGGTGGCGCCGAGGAACATCAGCAGCACCGAGTGCCACGGCATGCCGAAGTTGGTGCCGAGCTGGGCCTCCAGCTGCGTGCCGACGCCGGTGGCGGCGGCGTAGGTGCCCACGATCATGCCGATCGTCCCGATCACGATCGGCACCACGGCGGCGTTCATGCCGAGGCGCTTCAGCGCCTGGTGCACCTCGATGGCGCCCAGGCTGAGCATCAGCGCGACGAGCAGGATGAAGCCCCAGTGCCACCACGTCAGGGTGACGACGAGCAGGGCCAGCAGGCCCACGCCCACCGCGATCGCCGCGGGCAGGTCCCTGCCCGCGGACCGCTTCTTCTTGGGCGCGACGGCCGCCTGGTCGGTCACTCAGACCTCGAGGAGGTCGGCTTCCTTGGCCTTCAGCAACTCGTTGACCTGCTCCTCGTACTTCTTGGTGAGCGTGTCGAGCTGCTTCTCGCCGTGGCGGGCGTCGTCCTCGCCCACCTCCTTGTCCTTCTCCAGCTTCTTGATGGAGTCGACGGCGTGGCGGCGGTTGCTGCGCACGGCGATGCGGGCCTCCTCGGCCTTGTGCCGGGCGAGCTTGATGTACTCCTTGCGGCGCTCCTCGGTGAGCTGCGGCAGCACCAGGCGGATGTGCTGGCCGTCGTTGGCCGGGTTCACGCCGAGGTCGGAGTCGCGGATCGCCTTCTCGATGGCGTTCATCGAGCCCCGGTCGAAGGGGCTGATCAGCACGGTGCGGGCCTCGGGGACCTGGAACGTGGCCAGCTGCTGCAGCGGCGTGGGCGTGCCGTAGTAGTCGACCATGATCTTGTTGAACATGGCGGGGTGCGCGCGACCGGTCCGGATGCCGCCCAGCTCCTCCTTGACGTGCTCGATCGTGCCCTGCATCTTGCTCTCGGCGGTCTTCAGGATGTCGGCGATCATCGTCGAATGCTCCTTCGTCGTTTCGGTCTCGGTCGGGTCTCAGGCGTGGACGGTGGTACCGATCTTCTCACCATTGACGACCCGGGCGATGTTGCCACGGACGCCGAGGTCGAAGAAGACCATGGGCAGGCCGTTGTCGCGGGCCAGGCTGACGGCGGTCGCGTCGGCCACCTTCAGGTCCTGGGCGAGGAAGTCGGTGTAGCTGAGGTCGTCGTAGCGACGCGCGTCGGGGTTCGTGCGCGGGTCGGAGTCGTAGACGCCGTCGGTGCCGTTCTTGCTCATCAGCAGCACGTTCGCGCCGATCTCGAGGGCGCGCTGGGCGGCGACGGTGTCGGTGGAGAAGAACGGCATGCCGGAGCCGGCGCCGAACAGGACCACGCGGCCCTTCTCGAGGTGGCGCACGGCGCGCAGCGGGATGTACGGCTCGGCGACCTGGCCCATCGTGATGGCGGTCTGCACGCGCGTGGGGACGCCAGCCTGCTCGAGGAAGTCCTGCAGGGCCAGGCAGTTCATGACGGTGCCGAGCATGCCCATGTAGTCGGCGCGGCGGCGGTCCATGCCCCGCTGCTGCAGCTGGGCGCCGCGGAAGAAGTTGCCGCCACCGGTCACGATCGCGACCTGCGTGCCGGCGGCCACGATCTCGGCGATCTCGCCGGCGATGCCCGCGATGATGTCGGGGTCGACACCCACCGATCCCCCGCCGAACGCCTCTCCCGACAGCTTGAGCAGGATGCGGTCGTACGCGGGCATGGGTTCTCCTTCGTCGGTGGCCGGGTGTGCGAAGTGGCGTGCACCGCGTCTCCGCGGCGCACGCCACTCTAGTGGATCGGCCCGAGGGCCGAGCCGGTCGTCGCTCAGGCGCCGGCCGACAGGCGCACGAAGCGCTTGACGATCACGCCGTTCTCCTTGAGGAGCTGGCCGACGTTCTTCTTGTCGTCGGAGACGGACGCCTGCTCGAGCAGGGTCACCTCCTTGTAGAAGCCACCAAGACGACCCTCGACGATGCGGGGGATGATGTTCTCGGGCTTGCCCTCCTCCTTGGCGGTGAGCTCGGCCACGTGGCGCTCCTTCTCGATGACGTCGGCGGGGACGTCCTCGCGGGAGAGCCACTGCGGCTGCATGGCGGCGATCTGCATGCCGATGCCGCGCACGAACTCCTCGGTGCCGCCCTCGTACTCGACCATCACGCCGACCTGCGGGGGCAGGTCCTGGCTGCGGCGGTGGAGGTAGATGGCGACCGGGGCCTCGTAGTGGGCCACGGCGGCCAGCTCGAGCTTCTCGCCGATCTTGGCGGCCAGGGCCTGGACGGCCTCCTCGACGGTGCCCTCGCCGAGCTTGACGGCCTTGGCGGCCTCCAGGTCGGTGGCGCCCGCGGCGTCCACGGCGGCGACGATCTCGTTGGCCAGGGCGACGAACTCGTCGTTCTTGGCGACGAAGTCGGTCTCGGCGCCCAGCTGGACCAGCGTGGTGCCGGCGGCGGCCACGAGGCCGTTGGTGGCCTCGCGGTCGGAGCGGCTCGACACCTTGGCGGCACCGGTCACGCGGAGGATCTCGGTGGCGGCCTCGAAGTCGCCGTTCGCCTCGGTCAGGGCCTTCTTGGCGTCCATCATCCCGGCGCCCGTGGCGTCGCGGAGCTTCTTCACGTCAGCGGCAGTGATTGCCATGTGCTGTCTCGCTTCCTTGGTTGGTTCGCTTGGGGGTCAGGTCACTCGTCGTCGGACGCCGACGCCGGGCTGGCCGGCGACTCGGGCGAGTCCGCTGACTCCGGGGAGTCGGCCGACTCGGGGGACTCGACGGACGCCGGGCCCTCGGCCGGGTCCTGCGCGTGGACGCTCTCGGGGGCCGCGTCGACCGGCACCTCGGGGTCGGCCAGGGCGGCGACGCCCTCGGCGGCGGTCTCGGTGTGGACGCGCGGGGCCTCCGCGGTGGCACCCAGGAGCTCGCGCTCCCACTCGGCCATCGGCTCGGCCGCGGCCGCACCGGTGGCCACGCCGCCGGAGCTGCGGGCCAGCAGGCCCTCGGCCGCGGCGT
Proteins encoded:
- the dxr gene encoding 1-deoxy-D-xylulose-5-phosphate reductoisomerase; translation: MRDVVILGSTGSIGTQALDVIASRRDRFTVVALTAGGSQLELLAEQVRTFAPRLVAVPDAAVAPLRGLLTGVEVEILGDGGNATAARMPCDVVLNAITGAAGLLATLATLEAGPTLALANKESLVIGGRLVTDAAAPGQLVAVDSEHSAFAQALRAGRAEEVRRLVLTASGGPFRGRSRAELVDVTPEQAMAHPTWNMGRVITINSATLVNKGLELIEAALLYGVDYDAITVVVHPTSDVHSMVEFVDGSTIAQASPPDMRLPIALGLAWPERVPDAAAAYDWSVPRSWSFEPLDSEAFGAVELARRAGKAAGTAPAVYNAANEVCVDAFCAGRIGFLGIVDTVGAVLDEHLAGDHVADADLTVAAVLAADGWARGRAEELCGREGAGRR
- a CDS encoding LOG family protein → MRAEIETIEALDAHLRAEKSLAGCVVHALDLRGRGDVLERVPVQNAFFLGCRLKHRVAADLAGRGASIFPRLPQLPFDAYPSRLYAPEDLYAGLAEGYAGTPDARVYGWTLRDRARLLDATLAQSLHDHFISDALNDVVTDPRSGVGVMGGHSVVRGAPEFVQAARLGHGLAEAGHLVLTGGGPGLMEAANLGASFRDGPEALVEACAALAATPSFTPDPGVWAAAGFTVRERWDCSRLSVGVPTWYYGHEPPNVFAGGIAKYFDNAIREDILLRLCGAGIVYSPGRAGTTQEIFQALTRNYYALEELDLRPMVLLGHDYWTRVVPAWPLLKALAKGRIMEPHIHLVDSVDEVLALLG
- a CDS encoding TIGR02206 family membrane protein; its protein translation is MGYFSARPVGPPFRLFGTRHLLALAGTGLGVAGTIALGRRQGEAGRRATKAAIIAGLWGQEVAYHAWKARHGAWNLQEMLPLHLCSVLVWAGGTNLIRPTQLGDDITWFWGLSGAPQALLTPDLADFGDRHFRFHQFFISHGFLLTVPLWQVFVERRRPTAAGGVRAFGMLLAQAALAHAVNRRLGSNYMFLTRKPDTASILDKLPPWPGYIPCLAVMAAAVFAAEYAPFAVADALRARRPRRRDA
- the rlmN gene encoding 23S rRNA (adenine(2503)-C(2))-methyltransferase RlmN yields the protein MTEGLTDAERSRADELDAHARAGRVLPLVFDAPRRGKPPRHWADLAPAERKPAAVEAGLPGFRASQFDTHYYGQASTDPTSWTDLPAALREQAKVTFFPDLLTEVRVQTADEGTTVKTLWRLHDGNLVESVLMEYGVPGKRSSGTGRHRATLCISSQAGCGMACPFCATGQGGLQRNLSTAEIVEQVVAAMQRVRLNNIVFMGMGEPMANYNAIMGAIRRMTDDLGLSARGITVSTVGLVPRIEQLATEGLPLTLAVSLHAPDDELRDTLVPINTRHKVDEVVDAAHHYFTTTGRRVSIEYALIRDVNDQAWRSDALADLLTKNGRGAGWVHVNPIPLNPTPGSKWTASRRHDEQEFVRRLNARGIAATIRDTRGQEIDGACGQLAAKER
- a CDS encoding phosphatidate cytidylyltransferase, producing the protein MTDQAAVAPKKKRSAGRDLPAAIAVGVGLLALLVVTLTWWHWGFILLVALMLSLGAIEVHQALKRLGMNAAVVPIVIGTIGMIVGTYAAATGVGTQLEAQLGTNFGMPWHSVLLMFLGATVLAALIVRFPKGHENFVRDAAASVFIIGYIALLGSFTALILAGEHGAARMVTFLLCVVANDTGGYAVGVLFGRTPLAPAISPKKTWEGLAGSLLFAMATGAALAHWVLDVDWWVGVLLGAACVFFGTCGDLIESSIKRDVGIKDMSSILPGHGGVMDRLDSMLVAAAPAWLVMYLFVPGG
- the frr gene encoding ribosome recycling factor, whose amino-acid sequence is MADILKTAESKMQGTIEHVKEELGGIRTGRAHPAMFNKIMVDYYGTPTPLQQLATFQVPEARTVLISPFDRGSMNAIEKAIRDSDLGVNPANDGQHIRLVLPQLTEERRKEYIKLARHKAEEARIAVRSNRRHAVDSIKKLEKDKEVGEDDARHGEKQLDTLTKKYEEQVNELLKAKEADLLEV
- the pyrH gene encoding UMP kinase, yielding MPAYDRILLKLSGEAFGGGSVGVDPDIIAGIAGEIAEIVAAGTQVAIVTGGGNFFRGAQLQQRGMDRRRADYMGMLGTVMNCLALQDFLEQAGVPTRVQTAITMGQVAEPYIPLRAVRHLEKGRVVLFGAGSGMPFFSTDTVAAQRALEIGANVLLMSKNGTDGVYDSDPRTNPDARRYDDLSYTDFLAQDLKVADATAVSLARDNGLPMVFFDLGVRGNIARVVNGEKIGTTVHA
- the tsf gene encoding translation elongation factor Ts; the encoded protein is MAITAADVKKLRDATGAGMMDAKKALTEANGDFEAATEILRVTGAAKVSSRSDREATNGLVAAAGTTLVQLGAETDFVAKNDEFVALANEIVAAVDAAGATDLEAAKAVKLGEGTVEEAVQALAAKIGEKLELAAVAHYEAPVAIYLHRRSQDLPPQVGVMVEYEGGTEEFVRGIGMQIAAMQPQWLSREDVPADVIEKERHVAELTAKEEGKPENIIPRIVEGRLGGFYKEVTLLEQASVSDDKKNVGQLLKENGVIVKRFVRLSAGA